A section of the Humulus lupulus chromosome 2, drHumLupu1.1, whole genome shotgun sequence genome encodes:
- the LOC133819278 gene encoding pentatricopeptide repeat-containing protein At5g19020, mitochondrial-like encodes MLFPFRHNSFPVFPYTYLSFFRWLCTGTPITGASSFPPPAHAQNRLNYLRMFFRLGMQLQNYQTNDYELALLSALRTISSISDVFLGQQIHSRVLKSGLGFNTFITNSLISMYAKCGVIEDARSLFDSCASLDTVSCNIMISGYVKSGNLNNARQLFEIMPWKDCISYTTMIMGLARNECWTEAIEAFKDMKSAGILPSDLTMLNIISACSHIGGIWDCRILHALLIKLQLLRFDFVSTNLLNLYCACSSVGEARILFDEMPELDIVSWNAMLNGYTKAGLVDVAKQFFETIPTKDVVSWGTMIDGFVQLERLTEALTAFRAMLSTGLRANDVMVVDLVSACGRFTAFAEGLQFHAMIVKESFDCYDFIQATIINFYSACGRTILARLQFEIGIQDHLPSWSALIAGYIKNGMIDQARGLFDEMPEKDVFSWSAMISGYTQNEQPYEALELFHGMKASGIEANEITMVSVLSAIASLGTLREGRLAHEYIHSNSIPLNDILMTAIVDMYAKCGSINTAVEIFHQFCDKVSTISLWNAIICGLAIHGQAKLSLEIFSDLQGRHIELNSITFIGVLSACCHAGLVEVGQRHFKSMKNVYNIEPDIKHYGCMVDLLGRAGRLEEAEDLIKSMPMEADFVLWGTVLAACRTHGNIEIGERAAESVARLEPSHGASRVLLGNLYADAGRYEEAFSVRRSMLVLGMMKSPGCSGIV; translated from the coding sequence ATGCTCTTTCCTTTCCGACACAACTCCTTTCCTGTATTTCCGTACACCTACCTCTCCTTCTTCAGATGGCTCTGTACCGGAACCCCAATCACCGGAGCTTCTTCTTTTCCTCCTCCCGCTCATGCCCAAAACCGGCTAAACTATCTCCGTATGTTCTTTCGTTTGGGCATGCAGTTGCAGAATTATCAGACCAACGATTACGAACTCGCATTGCTCTCCGCTCTGAGGACTATCTCTTCCATCTCCGACGTTTTTCTCGGCCAGCAAATCCATTCTCGTGTGTTGAAATCTGGGCTCGGATTTAATACTTTTATTACCAACAGTTTGATTAGTATGTATGCCAAATGTGGGGTCATTGAAGATGCTCGCTCCTTGTTTGATTCTTGTGCTAGCTTGGATACTGTCTCTTGTAACATTATGATATCTGGGTATGTTAAATCAGGGAATTTGAACAATGCCCGCCAACTGTTTGAGATTATGCCTTGGAAAGATTGTATCTCTTACACAACTATGATCATGGGTCTTGCCCGAAATGAATGTTGGACTGAAGCAATTGAAGCTTTTAAGGACATGAAGTCCGCTGGTATTTTACCAAGTGACTTGACAATGTTGAATATAATCTCGGCATGCTCACACATCGGTGGGATTTGGGATTGCCGAATTCTCCATGCATTGCTAATCAAGCTGCAGTTACTGAGATTCGATTTTGTTTCCACAAATTTGTTGAACTTGTATTGTGCTTGTTCGAGTGTAGGGGAGGCAAGGATTTTATTCGATGAAATGCCTGAACTGGACATAGTTTCATGGAATGCAATGCTGAATGGGTATACAAAAGCAGGACTTGTTGATGTGGCTAAACAATTTTTTGAGACGATTCCTACAAAAGATGTGGTGTCGTGGGGTACAATGATTGATGGCTTTGTGCAATTGGAAAGATTAACTGAAGCTCTAACAGCCTTTCGTGCAATGCTGAGTACTGGATTGCGGGCCAATGATGTTATGGTTGTAGACTTAGTTTCAGCATGTGGACGATTTACAGCATTTGCGGAAGGTTTGCAGTTCCATGCTATGATTGTGAAGGAAAGTTTCGATTGTTATGACTTTATACAGGCAACTATTATCAACTTTTATTCAGCTTGTGGTAGAACCATCCTTGCACGTTTGCAGTTTGAAATTGGCATCCAGGATCATCTACCATCTTGGAGTGCACTCATAGCAGGGTACATAAAAAATGGAATGATTGACCAGGCAAGGGGATTATTCGATGAGATGCCTGAAAAAGATGTTTTCTCATGGAGTGCCATGATTTCTGGTTATACTCAGAATGAGCAGCCTTATGAGGCTCTAGAACTCTTCCATGGAATGAAAGCTAGTGGGATTGAAGCAAATGAAATTACCATGGTGAGTGTTTTGTCTGCAATAGCTAGTTTAGGCACACTGAGAGAAGGAAGATTGGCCCATGAATACATACATAGTAACTCCATCCCTCTTAATGACATCTTAATGACAGCAATAGTTGACATGTATGCTAAGTGTGGGAGTATAAATACCGCTGTAGAAATATTTCATCAATTCTGCGACAAAGTTTCTACCATCTCACTGTGGAACGCAATAATATGCGGACTTGCCATACATGGACAAGCAAAGTTATCTCTTGAAATATTTTCGGACTTGCAGGGGCGTCATATCGAACTCAATTCAATCACATTCATTGGTGTCTTGAGTGCCTGTTGCCATGCTGGGTTGGTGGAGGTCGGACAGAGACATTTCAAGAGCATGAAGAATGTTTACAACATAGAACCTGATATCAAGCATTATGGTTGTATGGTGGATCTTTTGGGGAGGGCTGGTAGATTAGAAGAAGCTGAGGATTTGATAAAGAGCATGCCCATGGAGGCAGATTTTGTATTATGGGGCACAGTATTGGCGGCATGCCGAACTCATGGGAATATCGAAATAGGGGAAAGGGCTGCAGAGAGTGTAGCCAGATTGGAACCATCTCATGGAGCAAGTAGAGTTCTCTTGGGTAACTTGTATGCAGATGCAGGGAGATATGAAGAAGCTTTTTCAGTAAGAAGAAGCATGCTGGTTCTAGGAATGATGAAATCTCCAGGGTGTAGTGGCATTGTATAG
- the LOC133819280 gene encoding pentatricopeptide repeat-containing protein At5g19020, mitochondrial: MFFSLRPKSKPSPLLQNFTFRWLSTPTARAPSEDYLHTFFRSGFNFKDIDYELALVSALKACSSISAVFQGQQIHSRVLKSGLGFNSFITNSLISMYAKCGFIADARSLFDSCPTLDTVSCNIMIAGYVKSGHLDDARHVFEIMPDKGCISYTTMIMGLARNDCWAEAIEVFKDMMSAGVVPNDVTMVSVFSACSHLGGIWDCRMLHALQIKLQLLGSIYVSTNLLNFYCACSSVVDARSLFDEMSERNIVSWNVMLNGYSKAGLVDLASELFDKVPAKDVVSWGTMIDGFVQVERLSEALMMCRAMLHTGLRANDVMVVDLVSACGRFTAISEGLVFHGMMVKEGFDCYDFIQATIINFYSACGRTSLARLQFEIGIKDHVPSWNALIAGYIKNVKIDQARLLFDEMPKRDVFSWSAMISGYTQNEQPDLALKLFHEMIASGIQANEITMVSVLSAIASLGALREGRCAHDYIDSNYIPLNDNLSAALVDMYAKCGSINTALEMFHQIRDRVSTVSPWNAIICGLAMHGHATLSLEIFSDLQRRHIKLNSITFIGVLSACCHAGLVETGERHFKSMKDVYNIEPDIKHYGCMVDLLGRAGRLEEAEDLIKSMPMEADIVIWGTLLAACRTHKNVKIGERAAENLARLEPSHGASRVLLSNLYADAGRWEEAFTVRKDMQVLRMTRSPGYSGVV; this comes from the coding sequence ATGTTCTTCTCTTTGCGTCCGAAGTCCAAGCCTTCACCTTTACTTCAGAATTTCACTTTCAGATGGCTCTCTACACCAACCGCCAGAGCTCCTTCCGAAGACTATCTCCATACGTTCTTTCGTTCCGGCTTCAACTTCAAGGATATCGATTACGAGCTCGCCTTGGTCTCCGCCCTCAAAGCTTGCTCCTCCATCTCCGCCGTCTTCCAAGGTCAGCAAATCCATTCTCGTGTTCTCAAGTCTGGCCTCGGTTTCAACTCGTTTATAACTAATAGTTTGATTAGTATGTATGCCAAATGTGGGTTCATTGCCGATGCTCGCTCCTTGTTTGATTCTTGTCCTACCTTGGATACTGTCTCTTGTAATATAATGATTGCTGGGTATGTTAAATCTGGCCATTTGGACGATGCTCGCCATGTTTTCGAGATTATGCCTGACAAAGGTTGTATCTCGTACACTACTATGATCATGGGTCTTGCTCGTAATGACTGCTGGGCGGAAGCAATTGAAGTTTTTAAGGACATGATGTCCGCTGGTGTTGTCCCAAATGACGTGACTATGGTGAGTGTTTTCTCAGCATGCTCGCATCTGGGTGGGATTTGGGATTGTCGAATGCTCCATGCATTGCAAATCAAACTGCAGCTACTAGGGTCTATATATGTTTCCACAAATTTGTTGAACTTCTATTGTGCTTGTTCTAGTGTTGTGGATGCAAGAAGTTTGTTCGACGAAATGTCTGAACGTAATATAGTTTCGTGGAATGTAATGCTAAATGGGTATTCGAAGGCAGGACTTGTTGATCTAGCCAGCGAATTGTTTGACAAGGTTCCTGCTAAAGATGTTGTGTCTTGGGGTACGATGATTGATGGTTTTGTGCAAGTAGAAAGGTTGAGTGAAGCTCTAATGATGTGCCGTGCAATGCTGCATACTGGATTACGTGCAAACGATGTTATGGTTGTTGACTTAGTTTCAGCGTGCGGGCGATTTACAGCAATTTCTGAAGGTCTGGTTTTTCATGGTATGATGGTGAAGGAAGGTTTTGATTGTTATGACTTTATTCAGGCAACTATTATCAACTTTTATTCAGCTTGTGGCAGAACAAGCCTTGCACGTCTGCAGTTTGAAATTGGCATCAAGGATCATGTCCCATCTTGGAATGCTCTCATTGCAGGGTACATAAAAAATGTAAAGATTGACCAGGCAAGGCTACTATTCGATGAGATGCCCAAAAGAGATGTTTTCTCGTGGAGTGCCATGATTTCTGGTTATACACAGAATGAGCAGCCTGATTTGGCTCTAAAACTCTTTCATGAAATGATAGCTAGTGGGATCCAAGCAAATGAAATTACAATGGTGAGTGTATTGTCTGCAATAGCTAGTTTAGGCGCATTGAGAGAAGGAAGATGTGCACACGATTACATAGACAGTAACTATATCCCTCTTAATGACAACTTAAGTGCAGCACTAGTTGACATGTATGCTAAGTGTGGGAGTATAAACACTGCCTTAGAAATGTTTCATCAAATCCGTGATAGAGTTTCCACTGTCTCACCTTGGAATGCCATTATATGTGGACTCGCCATGCACGGACATGCAACATTATCTCTTGAAATATTTTCAGACTTGCAGAGGCGTCATATCAAACTCAATTCAATCACATTCATTGGAGTCTTGAGTGCCTGTTGCCATGCTGGGTTGGTGGAGACCGGAGAGAGACATTTCAAGAGCATGAAGGATGTTTACAACATAGAACCTGATATCAAGCATTACGGTTGTATGGTGGATCTTCTAGGCAGAGCTGGTAGACTAGAAGAAGCTGAAGATTTGATAAAGAGCATGCCTATGGAGGCGGATATTGTAATATGGGGCACATTATTGGCAGCATGCCGAACTCACAAAAATGTCAAAATAGGGGAAAGGGCTGCAGAAAATTTAGCCAGGTTAGAACCATCTCATGGAGCAAGTAGAGTTCTTCTGTCTAACTTGTATGCAGATGCAGGTAGGTGGGAGGAAGCATTTACAGTAAGAAAAGATATGCAGGTTCTAAGAATGACAAGATCTCCAGGGTATAGCGGTGTTGTATGA
- the LOC133819279 gene encoding mediator of RNA polymerase II transcription subunit 33A has translation MAVSVQTSLCDSVMELTKVAQQKGSDPLLWAIQLSSNLSSAGVSLPSVEVANSLVSYICWENNVPILWKFLEKALMLKIVPPMFVLALLSTRVIPRRSSQPAAYRLYMELVKRHVFNLKSQMNGPNCELVMKSIDDVLHLSNYFGLPASEPGIVVVEFIFSMAWQLLDAALDDEGLLNHTLEQNSRWAVTTQEMEIDGHNSYDEKWNEHNETLKNANTVTAIEIVGELLRNKVTARILFLARRHLSTHWANFLRRLQLLGENSSALRNSKTLSPEALMQLVSDTRIVLSRECKTSSLQKFHAVMAFGSMSSSAGLCYGASRSALWLPLDLVLEDAMDGYQVEATSAVERITGLIKTLQAINGTTWHDTFLGLWIAALRLIQRERDPIEGPVPHLDTRLSILLCITTLVVVDLIEEEESAPLDETECDSTNHWKEKKEISGKRRNDLISSLQMLGDYQSLLAPPQSVVPVANQAAAKAMFFISGIGAGNQYFECLSVKDMPINCSGNMRHLIVEACIARQLLDTSAYFWPGYINGHVSQIPQGVPSQVPGWSSLMKGATLTPLMINVLVASPASSLAELEKVFEIAINGSEDERISAATILCGASLIRGWNIQEHTAYFIIRLLSPPAPADYSGIDSHLIGYAQMLNVLIVGIASVDCVQIFSLLGLVPQLACSLMPICEVFGSCVPNFSWTLKSGEEFSAHAVFSNAFILLLKLWRFNHPPLEHGVGDVPTVGSQLTPEYLLAARNSHLVSSGNAFKDQNKRRLSSVASSSCPQPVFVDSFPKLKAWYRQHQACIASTLSGLVHGTPVHQIFDGLLNMMFRKINRGSQSLTSATSATGSSSSSGPGIEDNSFRPKLPAWDILAAVPFVVDAALTACAHGTLSPRELATGLKDLADFLPASLAGIVGYFSAEVTRGIWKPAFMNGTDWPSPAATLSNVEEQIKEILAATGVDVPSLAAGGNSPAILPLPLAAFVSLTITYKIDKASERFLNLAGPALESLAAGCPWPCMPIVASLWTQKAKRWTDFLVFSASRTVFLHNSDAVVQLLKSCFTATLGLNATPISNNGGVGTLLGHGFGSHFCGGMSPVAPGILYLRVFRSMRDIVFTTEEIVAILMQSVREIACSGPSREKLGKLKTTKKNGVRYGQVSLAAAMTRVKLAASLGASLVWLTGGLVLVQSLFKETLPSWFISKHRSEHEEGSSEGMVAMLGGYALAYFAVLCGAFAWGVDSSSAASKRRPKVLGTHMEFLASALDGKISLGCDSATWRAYVSGFVSLMVGCTPKWVLEVDVNVLKRMSIGLKQWNEVELALALLGVGTVGAAAELIVEIEM, from the exons ATGGCGGTCTCCGTCCAAACGAGTCTCTGTGACAGTGTCATGGAGCTCACCAAGGTGGCTCAGCAAAAGGGTAGCGACCCTTTGCTCTGGGCGATTCAGTTGTCGTCGAATTTGAGCTCGGCCGGCGTGTCTTTGCCTTCTGTGGAGGTCGCTAATTCATTGGTTTCTTACATCTGTTGGGAAAACAACGTGCCCATTTTGTGGAAATTTCTTGAAAAGGCATTGATGTTGAAGATCGTGCCTCCTATGTTTGTGCTTGCTTTGCTTTCTACGAG GGTCATTCCAAGAAGAAGCTCTCAGCCAGCGGCGTATAGACTTTATATGGAACTTGTTAAACGCCATGTTTTCAACCTCAAATCCCAGATGAACGGACCAAATTGTGAATT GGTAATGAAATCAATAGATGATGTCCTTCACCTCTCCAATTATTTTGGTCTGCCAGCAAGTGAACCTGGGATTGTTGTGGTTGAGTTTATCTTTTCAATGGCGTGGCAGTTGCTTGATGCAGCATTGGATGATGAAGGGTTGCTGAACCATACTCTGGAACAGAATTCCAGATGGGCAGTCACAACTCAAGAAATGGAAATAGATGGTCATAATAGTTATGATGAGAAGTGGAACGAACACAATGAGACATTGAAGAATGCAAATACTGTCACGGCCATTGAGATAGTTGGAGAACTTCTCCGAAATAAAGTTACAGCAAGAATTTTGTTCTTGGCTCGTCGACATTT GTCCACACATTGGGCGAATTTTCTTCGTAGACTACAACTTCTTGGAGAAAATTCATCAGCATTAAGAAATTCAAAAACTCTATCACCTGAGGCTCTTATGCAGCTAGTTTCAGATACTCGCATTGTCTTGTCTCGAGAATGCAAAACAAGCTCTCTACAAAAGTTCCATGCTGTCATGGCCTTTGGATCTATGTCTTCTTCAGCTGGTCTTTGCTATGGGGCTAGCCGCTCTGCTCTGTGGCTTCCTCTTGACCTTGTATTAGAAGATGCCATGGATGGATACCAAGTGGAAGCAACTAGTGCTGTAGAACGAATTACTG GTTTGATAAAGACCCTTCAAGCAATAAATGGCACAACCTGGCATGACACATTTTTAGGTCTTTGGATTGCAGCTCTTCGTCTTATTCAAAGG gaaAGGGACCCCATAGAAGGCCCTGTACCTCACCTTGATACCCGCTTGTCCATACTGCTGTGTATCACTACTCTTGTGGTTGTGGATCTTATCGAGGAAGAGGAAAGTGCTCCACTTGATGAAACAGAATGCGATTCCACCAAtcattggaaagaaaaaaaagagatatCAGGAAAGCGCCGTAATGATCTAATATCTAGCCTGCAGATGTTGGGTGATTATCAGAGTTTGCTAGCTCCACCTCAATCTGTTGTTCCTGTGGCCAATCAGGCTGCTGCAAAGGCAATGTTTTTCATTTCAGGCATTGGTGCAGGAAATCAATACTTTGAGTGCCTCAGTGTAAAAGACATGCCAATCAACTGTT CTGGTAACATGCGTCATTTGATAGTTGAGGCTTGTATTGCAAGACAACTATTGGACACATCTGCATACTTTTGGCCAGGCTATATAAATGGACATGtcagccaaatacctcaaggtgTTCCATCCCAAGTGCCTGGTTGGTCATCACTTATGAAAGGGGCCACACTTACCCCATTAATGATAAATGTTTTGGTTGCAAGCCCAGCTTCAAG CTTAGCAGAACTTGAGAAAGTATTTGAGATTGCAATTAATGGATCAGAAGATGAGAGGATATCCGCTGCTACAATTCTTTGTGGAGCCTCACTAATTCGGGGATGGAATATACAG GAACACACTGCTTATTTTATCATCAGATTGTTGTCTCCCCCAGCTCCGGCTGATTACTCTGGGATTGACAGCCATTTAATTGGCTATGCTCAGATGCTGAATGTACTCATTGTTGGAATAGCTTCTGTTGACTGTGTTCAGATTTTCTCTCTACTTGGCTTG GTTCCGCAACTTGCTTGTTCCCTAATGCCAATATGTGAAGTGTTTGGTTCATGTGTGCCCAATTTCTCTTGGACTCTCAAATCAGGAGAAGAATTTTCTGCCCATGCTGTGTTTTCCAATGCATTTATTCTTCTGTTGAAGCTATGGAGGTTTAATCATCCTCCTCTTGAACACGGAGTGGGAGATGTACCCACAGTTGGATCCCAGTTAACTCCCGAATACCTTCTCGCTGCACGTAACTCACATCTAGTATCTTCTGGAAATGCCTTCAAGGACCAAAACAAGAGGAGACTCTCTTCTGTTGCAAGTTCGTCATGTCCTCAACCCGTGTTTGTTGATTCATTTCCAAAATTAAAGGCCTGGTATCGGCAGCACCAAGCATGTATAGCATCAACTCTTTCTGGTCTTGTTCATGGAACCCCTGTTCATCAGATTTTTGATGGACTTCTTAACATGATGTTCAGAAAGATTAATAGAGGAAGTCAGTCTTTGActtctgctacttctgctactgggAGTAGTAGTTCTTCAGGACCTGGAATTGAAGATAACTCCTTCAGACCTAAATTGCCCGCCTGGGATATACTGGCAGCTGTTCCCTTTGTGGTTGATGCTGCTCTTACAGCTTGTGCTCATGGAACACTTTCTCCTCGTGAGCTGGCTACTG GGCTTAAAGATTTAGCTGACTTTCTGCCTGCATCTTTGGCGGGCATTGTGGGTTACTTTTCTGCTGAAGTAACTCGTGGAATTTGGAAGCCAGCTTTTATGAATGGAACAGATTGGCCAAGTCCTGCTGCAACTTTGTCCAATGTTGAGGAGCAGATAAAAGAAATCCTGGCTGCTACTGGCGTTGATGTCCCTAGCCTTGCTGCAG GCGGAAACTCACCAGCTATACTTCCTTTGCCCCTGGCTGCATTTGTGAGCCTGACTATAACCTATAAGATTGACAAGGCCTCAGAGCGTTTTCTAAATTTGGCTGGCCCTGCCTTAGAGTCTCTTGCAGCAGGTTGCCCGTGGCCTTGCATGCCAATTGTGGCGTCCCTATGGACCCAGAAGGCCAAGAGATGGACTGACTTCCTAGTATTTTCTGCATCTCGAACTGTCTTCCTCCACAACAGTGATGCGGTAGTTCAGCTTCTTAAGAGCTGCTTCACTGCTACACTTGGTCTGAATGCCACTCCAATCTCAAACAATGGTGGCGTTGGAACTCTTCTTGGTCATGGATTTGGATCTCATTTCTGTGGCGGTATGTCCCCTGTGGCACCTGGGATTCTTTACCTACGTGTGTTCCGGTCAATGAGAGATATTGTGTTTACAACAGAAGAAATTGTTGCCATCTTGATGCAATCTGTGAGAGAGATAGCCTGCAGTGGTCCTTCCAGAGAAAAGTTGGGGAAGTTAAAGACAACCAAGAAAAATGGTGTGAGATATGGACAGGTTTCACTTGCTGCAGCAATGACTCGGGTGAAACTAGCAGCTTCGCTTGGTGCTTCGTTAGTATGGTTGACTGGAGGCTTAGTTCTGGTTCAGTCATTGTTCAAAGAAACTTTGCCTTCTTGGTTTATATCTAAGCATAGGTCTGAACACGAAGAAGGATCATCAGAAGGAATGGTTGCTATGCTTGGGGGCTATGCACTGGCTTACTTTGCAGTGTTGTGTGGAGCATTTGCCTGGGGTGTTGACTCATCATCAGCAGCATCAAAGCGGCGTCCAAAAGTTCTGGGGACCCACATGGAGTTTCTGGCAAGCGCTCTTGATGGGAAGATATCACTTGGTTGCGATAGTGCTACATGGCGTGCTTATGTATCTGGTTTTGTGAGCCTAATGGTGGGCTGCACACCCAAATGGGTGCTCGAGGTGGATGTAAATGTGCTGAAAAGAATGAGTATTGGGCTGAAGCAGTGGAATGAAGTAGAACTTGCTCTTGCATTGTTGGGGGTAGGTACAGTGGGTGCAGCTGCTGAACTAATAGTTGAAATTGAGATGTAA